Proteins found in one Magnolia sinica isolate HGM2019 chromosome 5, MsV1, whole genome shotgun sequence genomic segment:
- the LOC131247007 gene encoding sulfite reductase [ferredoxin], chloroplastic-like: MGKNPKQAGTLKCTSKDPLQDVWLGGTPNQTSLAKCFMNKVKINDLEKVLEPLLYNWRCKRQQGKFFGDFTTRLGFDKLKETVEKWGGLAKAPTRFNLKLFADKDTYEAMDELAKLQNKTAHQLAMEVIRNFVVAQQNGKSE, encoded by the exons ATGGGGAAAAATCCCAAACAAGCAGGAACACTGAAATGTACTTCTAAAGATCCATTACAGGAT GTCTGGCTCGGGGGAACGCCTAACCAAACCTCACTAGCAAAATGTTTCATGAATAAGGTGAAGATtaatgatctagaaaaggttttGGAGCCATTGCTCTACAATTGGAGGTGCAAACGCCAACAGGGAAAATTTTTTGGTGATTTCACAACCCGCCTG GGCTTTGACAAACTAAAAGAGACAGTTGAGAAGTGGGGGGGCTTAGCAAAGGCACCGACACgatttaatctaaagctttttgCTGACAAAGACACATATGAAGCCATGGATGAACTTGCAAAGCTGCAGAACAAGACTGCTCACCAATTGGCCATGGAAGTCATCCGTAACTTTGTTGTCGCCCAGCAAAATGGCAAAAGTGAATGA